From Anopheles darlingi chromosome 2, idAnoDarlMG_H_01, whole genome shotgun sequence, the proteins below share one genomic window:
- the LOC125949258 gene encoding phosphofurin acidic cluster sorting protein 2 isoform X2, which produces MTDKVTKFERMGTNKPVPMKLFAAWEVDRTPSNCIPRLCSLKITRLSLLTPLPADLTSLSLAVRMQSSKRTLRSHEIPVPQSLTSAFSSTAAMGGGGASTIGGATAGGGGGGGPTGGGAAGQLNSPPLLETELDLHFSLQYPHFIKREGNRLLILLQRRKKYKTRTILGYKTLAEGVIRMDAVLQKSMDMTVELNGSGKAGRAGLTIATLRATQVSSFPVDQDNKNNNSLLVTDRVNEYSDEDEEQEFSSGDENDEGLSGGYAAKRNYGGGKRDSYKKFETGEQEDDGNLLPSNQADSDSDFDNMGKEKGSRGKMSRQRNFKQRIISLLKRFKVPEELEGDVPERGPALRGKRDLDALFQELESLSCGEGDDSGQDMDSLSIGSTPKPSLRPFFENSGKPVLTQQHSSIQLSSLQKGSGNKERSGDWKNDSSGNEGGAGNTDPEALSSDPQNTGSPPKEKETAVEKKNRLFRTSSSTPNSAKKQKQTLSFQMDQQQQQQQQHQMQHYQQQKPSPLETCLSPTNVEPRKSLLEQLQRTFTMEESLLPEVVTIVGPPEAGAASLTPRFASLISSTFRPTFMPNNTAEVKAITQALMNKIHKYCNSTAKPPNTVKVVLVGGDWLQGAVLRHYVELLGIRPPDWVNHIKFYIIPVGSCGVARYIGMIDSSYLAMFGTENWQQLCERVANLESAQTKNESAELISRIQRYLISGGPCTQVPIAEAMVNYRDEDSCQIFVPFISDVRIGCLEGPQVSLDLDESLTFASQGSASDRILSSSPPQSGRTSPPTSQTPIAVTQAQQQQMQLQQQQNSSSVSSSQMQESLELQVDYWPLARPITDQKEKPMSKSQDLSGKNSIKSSFRHLQVWRLPQVPSYGEFSNGLTLGFATKEKKQKIMRLGKKKEKDRDAEKEQCVEGVARLICSPKQSHPVPLRVYIDGTEWTGVKFFQLSSQWQTHIKNFPIALVGAPLASAEMLT; this is translated from the exons ATTATGTTCGCTGAAAATTACACGCCTGTCGCTGCTGACACCGTTACCGGCGGATCTGACGTCACTGTCGCTCGCGGTACGAATGCAAAGCTCGAAGCGAACGTTACGGTCCCACGAGATTCCGGTGCCCCAGTCGCTCACCTCGGCATTCAGCAGTACCGCCGCAATGGGCGGTGGCGGAGCTTCCACAATCGGCGGAGCTAccgcaggtggtggtggtggtggcggtcctaccggtggtggtgcagccggTCAGCTGAACTCGCCGCCACTACTGGAAACGGAACTGGATCTTCACTTCAGTCTGCAGTATCCACACTTTATCAAGCGCGAGGGCAATCGATTGCTGATATTGTTGCAGCGGCGTAAGAAATACAAAACGCGCACGATCCTGGGCTACAAGACGCTGGCGGAAGGTGTAATTCGGATGGACGCAGTACTGCAGAAGTCGATGGATATGACGGTCGAGCTGAACGGATCCGGGAAGGCGGGCCGTGCCGGTCTTACGATCGCGACGTTACGGGCAACGCAGGTATCTTCGTTTCCCGTCGATCAGGataacaagaacaacaacagcctgCTGGTGACGGACCGCGTGAACGAGTACTCGGATGAGGACGAAGAGCAGGAGTTCAGCTCGGgggacgagaacgacgaagGACTGTCCGGTGGGTACGCGGCGAAGCGCAACTACGGCGGCGGGAAGCGTGACTCGTACAAAAAGTTCGAAACGGGTGAGCAGGAGGACGATGGTAATCTGCTGCCCTCGAACCAGGCCGACAGTGACAGTGATTTCGATAACATGGGCAAGGAGAAAGGTTCCCGGGGTAAAATGAGCCGG CAACGCAATTTCAAGCAACGCATCATTTCACTGCTGAAGCGGTTCAAGGTCCCGGAGGAGCTGGAAGGAGACGTACCGGAGCGGGGTCCAGCGCTTCGCGGAAAGCGCGATCTGGACGCCCTGTTTCAGGAGCTGGAATCGCTGTCGTGCGGCGAGGGCGACGATTCCGGTCAGGATATGGACAGTCTTTCTATCGGCTCGACGCCGAAGCCATCGCTGAGGCCATTCTTCGAAAACTCGGGCAAACCAGTTCTCACCCAGCAACATTCCTCGATACAGCTAAGCTCACTCCAGAAGGGTAGTGGTAATAAAG AGCGCTCTGGCGATTGGAAGAATGATAGTTCCGGTAACGAGGGCGGCGCGGGTAATACCGATCCGGAAGCGTTAAGCTCCGATCCACAGAATACCGGTAGCCcaccgaaggagaaggaaacggcagtggagaagaaaaatcgaCTGtttcgcaccagcagcagcactccgaACAGTGCcaaaaagcagaagcaaacgctCAGCTTCCAgatggatcagcagcagcaacagcagcagcagcatcagatgCAGCATTATCAACAACAGAAACCATCTCCATTGGAAACGTGTCTGTCGCCGACGAATGTAGAACCGAGAAAGTCGCTGCTGGAGCAGCTTCAGCGGACGTTTACGATGGAAGAATCGCTGCTTCCGGAAGTGGTCACTATCGTCGGTCCGCCGGAAGCCGGAGCCGCGTCGCTGACGcctcgtttcgcttcgctcatATCGTCAACCTTTCGCCCTACGTTCATGCCTAACAATACGGCGGAAGTGAAAGCAATTACCCAGGCACTGATGAACAAGATACACAAGTA TTGCAATTCGACAGCTAAACCGCCAAACACCGTGAAAGTGGTTCTAGTAGGAGGCGATTGGTTGCAGGGTGCTGTGTTGCGACATTACGTCGAGTTACTAGGAATACGGCCACCAGACTGGGTGAATCACATTAAATTTTACATCATCCCCGTTG gCTCCTGTGGTGTTGCGCGTTACATCGGCATGATCGACTCGAGCTATCTGGCTATGttcggaacggaaaactgGCAACAGTTGTGCGAGCGCGTAGCCAACCTGGAGAGtgcgcaaacgaaaaacgaatcGGCCGAGCTGATCAGCCGAATACAGCGCTATCTCATTTCTGGTGGACCTTGCACACAGGTTCCAATCGCCGAAGCCATGGTTAACTATCGTGATGAAGACTCTTGTCAAATATTTGTACCATTTATTAGT GATGTAAGAATCGGTTGTCTGGAAGGTCCGCAGGTGtcactcgatctcgatgaaTCGCTCACATTTGCATCGCAGGGCAGTGCCTCCGACAGAATACTGTCTAGCTCGCCTCCCCAAAGTGGCCGTACTTCGCCACCAACATCACAAACACCGATCGCCGTAACGcaggcacagcagcaacagatgcagttgcaacagcagcaaaactccTCCTCCGTTTCGTCGTCACAAATGCAGGAATCGTTGGAGCTGCAAGTCGACTATTGGCCGCTGGCTCGGCCAATTACCGATCAGAAGGAGAAACCGATGAGCAAGAGTCAGGATTTGTCGGGGAAAAACAGCATCAAAAGCTCGTTCCGTCACTTACAG GTTTGGAGGCTACCACAAGTACCCAGTTATGGCGAATTTTCGAACGGCCTGACTTTAGGCTTTGCTACCAAggagaaaaagcagaaaa TCATGCGGTtaggaaagaagaaggaaaaagatcGTGACGCAGAGAAGGAACAGTGTGTGGAAGGTGTAGCCCGATTGATCTGTTCACCAAAGCAATCACATCCGGTACCGTTAAGAG TGTAC
- the LOC125949258 gene encoding phosphofurin acidic cluster sorting protein 2 isoform X1, which translates to MTDKVTKFERMGTNKPVPMKLFAAWEVDRTPSNCIPRLCSLKITRLSLLTPLPADLTSLSLAVRMQSSKRTLRSHEIPVPQSLTSAFSSTAAMGGGGASTIGGATAGGGGGGGPTGGGAAGQLNSPPLLETELDLHFSLQYPHFIKREGNRLLILLQRRKKYKTRTILGYKTLAEGVIRMDAVLQKSMDMTVELNGSGKAGRAGLTIATLRATQVSSFPVDQDNKNNNSLLVTDRVNEYSDEDEEQEFSSGDENDEGLSGGYAAKRNYGGGKRDSYKKFETGEQEDDGNLLPSNQADSDSDFDNMGKEKGSRGKMSRQRNFKQRIISLLKRFKVPEELEGDVPERGPALRGKRDLDALFQELESLSCGEGDDSGQDMDSLSIGSTPKPSLRPFFENSGKPVLTQQHSSIQLSSLQKGSGNKDFMPEKKPNLEKRDSLAEKKSNSITIANNSVNNMNGNSINNNQTSNYCNSQERSGDWKNDSSGNEGGAGNTDPEALSSDPQNTGSPPKEKETAVEKKNRLFRTSSSTPNSAKKQKQTLSFQMDQQQQQQQQHQMQHYQQQKPSPLETCLSPTNVEPRKSLLEQLQRTFTMEESLLPEVVTIVGPPEAGAASLTPRFASLISSTFRPTFMPNNTAEVKAITQALMNKIHKYCNSTAKPPNTVKVVLVGGDWLQGAVLRHYVELLGIRPPDWVNHIKFYIIPVGSCGVARYIGMIDSSYLAMFGTENWQQLCERVANLESAQTKNESAELISRIQRYLISGGPCTQVPIAEAMVNYRDEDSCQIFVPFISDVRIGCLEGPQVSLDLDESLTFASQGSASDRILSSSPPQSGRTSPPTSQTPIAVTQAQQQQMQLQQQQNSSSVSSSQMQESLELQVDYWPLARPITDQKEKPMSKSQDLSGKNSIKSSFRHLQVWRLPQVPSYGEFSNGLTLGFATKEKKQKIMRLGKKKEKDRDAEKEQCVEGVARLICSPKQSHPVPLRVYIDGTEWTGVKFFQLSSQWQTHIKNFPIALVGAPLASAEMLT; encoded by the exons ATTATGTTCGCTGAAAATTACACGCCTGTCGCTGCTGACACCGTTACCGGCGGATCTGACGTCACTGTCGCTCGCGGTACGAATGCAAAGCTCGAAGCGAACGTTACGGTCCCACGAGATTCCGGTGCCCCAGTCGCTCACCTCGGCATTCAGCAGTACCGCCGCAATGGGCGGTGGCGGAGCTTCCACAATCGGCGGAGCTAccgcaggtggtggtggtggtggcggtcctaccggtggtggtgcagccggTCAGCTGAACTCGCCGCCACTACTGGAAACGGAACTGGATCTTCACTTCAGTCTGCAGTATCCACACTTTATCAAGCGCGAGGGCAATCGATTGCTGATATTGTTGCAGCGGCGTAAGAAATACAAAACGCGCACGATCCTGGGCTACAAGACGCTGGCGGAAGGTGTAATTCGGATGGACGCAGTACTGCAGAAGTCGATGGATATGACGGTCGAGCTGAACGGATCCGGGAAGGCGGGCCGTGCCGGTCTTACGATCGCGACGTTACGGGCAACGCAGGTATCTTCGTTTCCCGTCGATCAGGataacaagaacaacaacagcctgCTGGTGACGGACCGCGTGAACGAGTACTCGGATGAGGACGAAGAGCAGGAGTTCAGCTCGGgggacgagaacgacgaagGACTGTCCGGTGGGTACGCGGCGAAGCGCAACTACGGCGGCGGGAAGCGTGACTCGTACAAAAAGTTCGAAACGGGTGAGCAGGAGGACGATGGTAATCTGCTGCCCTCGAACCAGGCCGACAGTGACAGTGATTTCGATAACATGGGCAAGGAGAAAGGTTCCCGGGGTAAAATGAGCCGG CAACGCAATTTCAAGCAACGCATCATTTCACTGCTGAAGCGGTTCAAGGTCCCGGAGGAGCTGGAAGGAGACGTACCGGAGCGGGGTCCAGCGCTTCGCGGAAAGCGCGATCTGGACGCCCTGTTTCAGGAGCTGGAATCGCTGTCGTGCGGCGAGGGCGACGATTCCGGTCAGGATATGGACAGTCTTTCTATCGGCTCGACGCCGAAGCCATCGCTGAGGCCATTCTTCGAAAACTCGGGCAAACCAGTTCTCACCCAGCAACATTCCTCGATACAGCTAAGCTCACTCCAGAAGGGTAGTGGTAATAAAG ATTTTATGCCAGAAAAGAAACCCAATTTAGAGAAGCGTGACTCGCTCgccgaaaagaaaagcaattcAATAACAATTGCCAATAATAGTGTTAATAATATGAACGGCAACAGTATTAATAACAATCAGACTAGCAATTACTGTAACAGCCAAG AGCGCTCTGGCGATTGGAAGAATGATAGTTCCGGTAACGAGGGCGGCGCGGGTAATACCGATCCGGAAGCGTTAAGCTCCGATCCACAGAATACCGGTAGCCcaccgaaggagaaggaaacggcagtggagaagaaaaatcgaCTGtttcgcaccagcagcagcactccgaACAGTGCcaaaaagcagaagcaaacgctCAGCTTCCAgatggatcagcagcagcaacagcagcagcagcatcagatgCAGCATTATCAACAACAGAAACCATCTCCATTGGAAACGTGTCTGTCGCCGACGAATGTAGAACCGAGAAAGTCGCTGCTGGAGCAGCTTCAGCGGACGTTTACGATGGAAGAATCGCTGCTTCCGGAAGTGGTCACTATCGTCGGTCCGCCGGAAGCCGGAGCCGCGTCGCTGACGcctcgtttcgcttcgctcatATCGTCAACCTTTCGCCCTACGTTCATGCCTAACAATACGGCGGAAGTGAAAGCAATTACCCAGGCACTGATGAACAAGATACACAAGTA TTGCAATTCGACAGCTAAACCGCCAAACACCGTGAAAGTGGTTCTAGTAGGAGGCGATTGGTTGCAGGGTGCTGTGTTGCGACATTACGTCGAGTTACTAGGAATACGGCCACCAGACTGGGTGAATCACATTAAATTTTACATCATCCCCGTTG gCTCCTGTGGTGTTGCGCGTTACATCGGCATGATCGACTCGAGCTATCTGGCTATGttcggaacggaaaactgGCAACAGTTGTGCGAGCGCGTAGCCAACCTGGAGAGtgcgcaaacgaaaaacgaatcGGCCGAGCTGATCAGCCGAATACAGCGCTATCTCATTTCTGGTGGACCTTGCACACAGGTTCCAATCGCCGAAGCCATGGTTAACTATCGTGATGAAGACTCTTGTCAAATATTTGTACCATTTATTAGT GATGTAAGAATCGGTTGTCTGGAAGGTCCGCAGGTGtcactcgatctcgatgaaTCGCTCACATTTGCATCGCAGGGCAGTGCCTCCGACAGAATACTGTCTAGCTCGCCTCCCCAAAGTGGCCGTACTTCGCCACCAACATCACAAACACCGATCGCCGTAACGcaggcacagcagcaacagatgcagttgcaacagcagcaaaactccTCCTCCGTTTCGTCGTCACAAATGCAGGAATCGTTGGAGCTGCAAGTCGACTATTGGCCGCTGGCTCGGCCAATTACCGATCAGAAGGAGAAACCGATGAGCAAGAGTCAGGATTTGTCGGGGAAAAACAGCATCAAAAGCTCGTTCCGTCACTTACAG GTTTGGAGGCTACCACAAGTACCCAGTTATGGCGAATTTTCGAACGGCCTGACTTTAGGCTTTGCTACCAAggagaaaaagcagaaaa TCATGCGGTtaggaaagaagaaggaaaaagatcGTGACGCAGAGAAGGAACAGTGTGTGGAAGGTGTAGCCCGATTGATCTGTTCACCAAAGCAATCACATCCGGTACCGTTAAGAG TGTAC